A genomic stretch from Hirundo rustica isolate bHirRus1 chromosome 26, bHirRus1.pri.v3, whole genome shotgun sequence includes:
- the LOC120763509 gene encoding tyrosine-protein kinase ZAP-70-like: MPDAAAHLPFYYGSIARSEAEEHLKLAGMADGLFLLRQCLRSLGGYVLSMVCDLQFYHYPIERQLNGTYAILGGKAHCGPEELCEFYSKDADGLCCPLRKPCNRPSGVEPQPGVFDSMRDNMVREYVRQTWKLEGDALEQAIISQAPQVEKLVATTAHERMSWYHGNISREEAERRLYSGAQPDGKFLLREKKENRSYALSLVYGKTVYHYRVDHDKSGKYSIPEGTKFDTLWQLVEYLKLKPDGLIFYLREACPNPNMPASAAPVPPTHPSASRTLGSLNADGYTPDPVGAGKSRLLPMDTSVYESPYSDPEELKDKKLFLKRDHLMIDEVELGAGNFGCVKKGVYKMRKKQIDVAIKVLKSNNEKTVKDEMMKEAQIMHQLDNPYIVRMIGVCEAESLMLVMEMASGGPLNRFLASKKDEITTSNIVELMHQVSMGMKYLEEKNFVHRDLAARNVLLVNQHYAKISDFGLSKALGADDSYYKARTAGKWPLKWYAPECILFHKFSSKSDVWSYGVTMWEAFSFGQKPYKKMKGPEVISFIEQGKRMDCPQECPAEMYALMQQCWTYRWEERPGFVAVENIIRSYYYSIAAKPENGPDTGDKAKAALP; encoded by the exons ATGCCGGACGCGGCCGCCCACCTGCCCTTCTACTACGGCAGCATCGCGCGCTCCGAGGCCGAGGAGCACCTGAAGCTGGCGGGGATGGCGGACGGGCTGTTCCTGCTGCGGCAGTGCCTGCGCAGCCTGGGCGGCTACGTGCTCTCCATGGTGTGCGACCTGCAGTTCTACCACTACCCCATCGAGCGCCAGCTCAACGGCACCTACGCCATCCTGGGGGGCAAAGCCCACTGCGGCCCCGAGGAGCTCTGCGAGTTCTACTCCAAGGACGCCGacgggctctgctgccccctGCGCAAGCCCTGCAACCGCCCCAGCGGGGTGGAGCCCCAGCCCGGCGTCTTCGACAGCATGAGGGACAACATGGTGCGGGAATACGTGCGGCAGACCTGGAAGCTGGAG GGGGATGCCCTGGAACAGGCCATCATCAGCCAGGCTCCCCAGGTGGAGAAGCTCGTGGCCACCACAGCCCACGAGAGGATGTCCTGGTACCACGGCAACATCTCCCGGGAGGAGGCGGAGAGGAGGCTCTACTCGGGGGCACAGCCGGATGGGAAATTCCT gctgagagaaaagaaggagaacCGTTCCTACGCCCTGTCCCTCGTCTATGGCAAGACCGTGTATCACTACCGGGTGGATCACGACAAATCTGGGAAATATTCCATTCCTGAGGGCACCAAGTTCGACACGCTCTGGCAG TTGGTGGAGTACTTAAAACTCAAACCAGACGGGCTGATTTTCTACCTGAGGGAAGCCTGTCCCAACCCCAACATGCCAG CCTCTGCAGCACCAGTTCCACCCACCCACCCCTCCGCGAGC AGAACCCTGGGCTCTCTCAATGCGGACGGGTACACGCCAGACCCCGTAG GGGCAGGAAAATCCCGCCTGCTGCCCATGGACACCAGCGTCTACGAGAGCCCCTACAGCGATCCCGAGGAGCTGAAGGACAAGAAGCTCTTCCTGAAGAGGGACCACCTGATGATTGATGAGGTGGAGCTGGGGGCAGGAAACTTTGGCTGCGTCAAGAAGGGAGTTTACAAAATGAGGAA GAAGCAGATCGACGTGGCCATCAAGGTGCTGAAGAGCAACAACGAGAAGACGGTGAAGGATGAGATGATGAAGGAAGCGCAGATCATGCACCAGCTGGACAACCCCTACATCGTGCGCATGATCGGGGTGTGCGAGGCCGAGTCGCTGATGCTGGTGATGGAGATGGCTTCTGGAGGGCCCCTCAACAGGTTCTTGGCTTCCAAGAA GGACGAGATTACAACGAGCAACATCGTGGAGCTGATGCACCAGGTGTCCATGGGGATGAAGTACTTGGAGGAAAAGAACTTTGTCCACAGGGACCTGGCAGCCAGGAATGTCCTGCTGGTCAACCAGCACTACGCCAAGATCAGTGACTTTGGGCTCTCCAAGGCTCTGGGAGCTGATGACAGCTACTACAAG gcCAGGACGGCAGGGAAGTGGCCCTTGAAGTGGTACGCCCCGGAGTGCATCCTCTTCCACAAGTTCTCCAGCAAGAGCGACGTCTGGAGCTACGGTGTGACCATGTGGGAGGCCTTCAGCTTCGGGCAGAAACCCTACAAG AAAATGAAGGGCCCCGAGGTGATCAGCTTCATCGAGCAGGGCAAGCGCATGGACTGTCCCCAGGAGTGCCCGGCTGAGATGTACGCCCTGATGCAGCAGTGCTGGACATACAG ATGGGAAGAACGTCCAGGATTTGTGGCTGTGGAAAACATCATCCGCTCCTACTACTACAGCATTGCTGCCAAGCCCGAGAACGGGCCAGACACGGGGGACAAGGCCAAAGCAGCTCTTCCTTGA